A window of Streptomyces sp. SAI-127 contains these coding sequences:
- a CDS encoding SIS domain-containing protein — protein sequence MSVESVSAQGFAEQSLDVLRHVTESAREDVRRAAELIADCIRADGVIHAFGTGHSQAMVLEVAGRAGGLVPTNRLQISDLVLYGGDDPSVLDDPLLEREPGVAVRLYELAAPHARDLFVIISNSGVNNVIVEMALHARHQGHKILAITSLTHTAAVPAGHASGKKLVDLADVVLDNAAPVGDALLSLPGGGAVGALSTLTGVMLVQMAVAEASGLLLASGERPPVYVSANVPGGFEGNLELEKRYAGRVRRTAS from the coding sequence GTGTCCGTCGAGTCAGTCAGCGCCCAGGGCTTCGCCGAACAGAGCCTGGACGTCCTCCGTCACGTCACCGAGTCCGCCCGCGAGGACGTGCGCCGCGCCGCCGAGCTGATCGCCGACTGCATCCGCGCCGACGGTGTGATCCACGCCTTCGGCACCGGTCACTCCCAGGCGATGGTCCTGGAGGTCGCGGGCCGCGCGGGCGGGCTCGTGCCCACGAACCGGCTCCAGATCTCCGACCTCGTCCTCTACGGCGGTGACGACCCGAGCGTCCTCGACGACCCGCTGCTGGAACGTGAGCCGGGGGTGGCCGTCCGTCTCTACGAGCTGGCCGCGCCGCACGCCCGGGACCTGTTCGTCATCATCTCCAACTCCGGCGTCAACAACGTCATCGTGGAGATGGCGCTGCATGCCAGGCACCAGGGGCACAAGATCCTCGCGATCACCTCACTCACCCACACGGCGGCCGTGCCGGCCGGGCACGCGAGCGGGAAGAAGCTCGTGGACCTGGCGGATGTGGTGCTGGACAACGCGGCGCCCGTCGGGGATGCGTTGCTGTCGTTGCCGGGGGGTGGGGCGGTGGGGGCGCTGTCCACTCTGACCGGGGTGATGCTGGTGCAGATGGCGGTTGCGGAGGCTTCGGGGCTGCTGCTTGCCTCCGGCGAGCGGCCACCGGTGTATGTCTCGGCCAACGTGCCCGGTGGGTTCGAGGGCAACCTGGAGTTGGAGAAGCGGTACGCGGGGCGGGTTCGGCGTACGGCGAGTTAG
- a CDS encoding MurR/RpiR family transcriptional regulator: MPATDVTTLIRTELPRLAGSLRKVGELILEDPAAVTHCSAAELGRRTGTSQATVTRFCRAIGLDSYQHLLIELAQERGRGEVSDWGSAEIGPDISPDDSLERVVQVVGSADLRAIQQTIERIDLDALERAAQALAKARRIDVYGVGGSGAVAQETETRLFRIGCQVRGWTEVHGAATSAALLTPADVAIGISHSGATRETLEPFEMARERGATTIAITTDPRSPLARAADIRLISSTSETSFRTGSIGGRHSVLMIVDCLYVRVGQVGYQRASASLALTEHISPQHTVKARRTR, from the coding sequence ATGCCTGCGACCGACGTCACCACCCTGATCCGCACCGAGCTGCCCCGGCTGGCCGGTTCCCTGCGGAAGGTCGGCGAGCTGATCCTGGAGGATCCGGCCGCCGTCACCCACTGCTCGGCCGCCGAGCTGGGCCGCCGCACCGGGACCTCGCAGGCCACGGTGACCCGGTTCTGCCGTGCCATCGGACTCGACTCCTATCAGCATCTGCTGATCGAACTGGCCCAGGAGCGCGGCCGCGGCGAGGTCTCCGACTGGGGTTCGGCCGAGATCGGCCCCGACATCTCGCCGGACGACAGCCTTGAGCGGGTCGTCCAGGTGGTGGGCAGCGCGGACCTGCGCGCGATCCAGCAGACCATCGAGCGCATCGACCTCGATGCCCTGGAGCGCGCCGCCCAGGCCCTGGCGAAGGCCCGCCGCATCGACGTGTACGGCGTCGGCGGCAGTGGCGCGGTCGCCCAGGAGACCGAGACCCGGCTGTTCCGCATCGGCTGCCAGGTCCGCGGCTGGACCGAGGTGCACGGCGCGGCCACCTCCGCGGCCCTGCTCACCCCCGCCGACGTGGCCATAGGCATCTCCCACTCCGGCGCCACCCGCGAGACCCTCGAGCCCTTCGAGATGGCCAGGGAGCGGGGCGCGACCACCATCGCCATCACCACCGACCCGCGCTCCCCGCTGGCCAGGGCCGCCGACATCCGGCTCATCTCCTCGACCTCCGAGACCAGCTTCCGCACCGGCAGCATCGGCGGCCGGCACTCCGTCCTGATGATCGTCGACTGCCTCTACGTCCGCGTCGGCCAGGTCGGCTACCAGCGGGCCAGCGCCTCCCTCGCGCTCACCGAGCACATCAGCCCGCAGCACACGGTGAAGGCTCGCCGTACGCGTTGA